A section of the Spirosoma pollinicola genome encodes:
- a CDS encoding enzyme of heme biosynthesis: MNDERIQQLTRFVEEEPGEPFNIYALAMEYINDQPTQARLYLDRLLVEHPDYLPAYYHAAALYADLAERERATELYNKGIALAKAQNKQKTLQELERALKALEEDDDEW, from the coding sequence ATGAATGATGAACGCATCCAACAATTAACTCGCTTTGTAGAGGAGGAACCCGGCGAGCCATTCAATATTTATGCGCTGGCTATGGAATATATAAATGACCAGCCTACGCAGGCGCGGCTTTACCTTGATCGACTGTTGGTTGAACACCCGGATTACTTACCTGCATATTACCATGCCGCTGCTCTTTACGCAGACCTGGCTGAGCGGGAGCGGGCAACTGAATTATATAATAAGGGCATAGCACTGGCTAAGGCTCAGAATAAGCAAAAAACACTTCAGGAGTTAGAGCGTGCCCTCAAGGCGTTGGAAGAGGATGATGACGAGTGGTGA
- a CDS encoding electron transfer flavoprotein subunit beta/FixA family protein: MKILVCVTSVPDTTTKIAFTDNNTKLNKAGVTFITGPYDDYALARAVELKEKTGATITVLNVGEADTEPVIRKCLAIGADDAIRVNAEPTDAYFVAEQIAAIAKANSYDLILMGRESIDYNGGQVHGIVAEMLGIPSISPVMLLDIDGDTAKITREIEGGKESLEAKLPLVLGCQEPIAEWKIPNMRGIMTARTKPLNVVEPTGTDKLTTVASYELPAPRGAVKMIPADAAETLIQLLHTEAKVI, from the coding sequence ATGAAAATTTTAGTGTGTGTGACGAGTGTGCCGGACACCACCACCAAAATTGCCTTTACGGACAATAACACCAAACTGAATAAAGCAGGTGTAACATTCATTACCGGGCCTTACGACGACTATGCATTGGCCAGAGCCGTTGAGTTAAAGGAAAAAACGGGGGCTACCATCACCGTATTAAACGTAGGGGAAGCAGATACCGAACCTGTAATCCGCAAATGCCTTGCCATTGGTGCCGACGATGCCATCCGTGTAAACGCGGAGCCAACCGACGCCTATTTCGTAGCAGAGCAGATAGCTGCTATTGCCAAAGCAAATAGCTACGATCTAATCTTAATGGGTCGTGAATCCATCGACTATAACGGTGGACAAGTTCATGGTATCGTTGCTGAAATGCTGGGTATTCCATCAATTTCGCCCGTAATGCTTCTTGACATTGACGGCGACACGGCCAAAATTACACGCGAGATAGAAGGTGGCAAAGAAAGCCTGGAAGCCAAATTACCACTGGTACTGGGCTGTCAGGAGCCAATTGCCGAATGGAAAATCCCGAACATGCGGGGTATTATGACCGCTCGTACCAAGCCACTCAACGTTGTTGAGCCAACCGGCACGGATAAGCTGACAACAGTTGCCAGCTATGAGCTTCCAGCTCCGCGTGGTGCCGTTAAGATGATTCCGGCCGATGCCGCCGAAACACTCATTCAGCTCCTTCATACCGAAGCTAAAGTAATTTAA
- a CDS encoding electron transfer flavoprotein subunit alpha/FixB family protein: MSVLIFAELDEGKIKKSSQEAIFYGSKVAEMTGTSATTIIVGPADDTELASAGKFGATKVLHATDAKLSEPNGMAYATVVAAAAQQEGSNVIVLAKSSLADAMTARLAGKLKAGLAANVIDLPNISNGFQVKSSIYTGKAFAFNDLKADVKILAIKKNTITPEEKDAKASVEAFTPTLNDADFAISVKSTEKSSGDILLPEADFVVSAGRGLKGPENWGIVEDLAKALHAATACSKPVSDLDWRPHSEHVGQTGLKISPNLYIACGISGAIQHLAGVNSSKVIVVINKDADAPFFKSADYGIVGDVFDVLPRLTKAVQAL; the protein is encoded by the coding sequence ATGTCAGTTCTCATATTCGCCGAATTAGACGAAGGTAAAATCAAGAAATCTTCGCAGGAGGCTATTTTTTACGGGTCAAAAGTGGCCGAAATGACGGGCACCTCAGCCACCACAATTATTGTTGGCCCTGCTGACGATACCGAACTGGCTTCGGCCGGTAAGTTTGGCGCGACTAAAGTCCTTCATGCGACTGATGCCAAATTGAGCGAACCTAATGGCATGGCCTATGCAACGGTTGTTGCCGCTGCGGCTCAACAGGAAGGCAGTAATGTCATCGTGCTGGCCAAATCATCGCTGGCTGATGCAATGACTGCCCGTTTGGCGGGAAAATTAAAAGCGGGTCTGGCAGCAAACGTTATCGACTTACCCAATATAAGTAATGGATTCCAGGTTAAAAGCAGTATTTATACAGGCAAAGCCTTCGCTTTTAACGATTTGAAAGCCGACGTGAAGATTCTGGCTATCAAGAAAAACACCATTACGCCCGAAGAGAAAGACGCTAAAGCCTCCGTAGAAGCTTTCACACCCACCCTTAATGACGCCGACTTTGCGATTTCGGTAAAAAGTACGGAGAAATCGTCGGGCGATATTTTATTACCCGAAGCTGATTTTGTTGTATCTGCTGGTAGAGGGCTGAAAGGGCCGGAGAATTGGGGCATTGTCGAAGATTTGGCCAAAGCGCTCCATGCCGCAACAGCCTGTTCGAAACCCGTTTCTGACCTTGACTGGCGACCACACTCCGAGCACGTTGGTCAGACGGGTCTTAAGATCAGTCCAAATCTATATATCGCCTGTGGCATTTCCGGTGCTATTCAACATTTGGCGGGTGTAAACTCATCGAAGGTTATTGTTGTTATTAACAAAGACGCCGATGCACCGTTTTTCAAGTCGGCAGATTATGGAATTGTCGGTGATGTATTCGACGTACTTCCCCGTCTGACAAAAGCAGTGCAGGCATTATAA
- a CDS encoding bifunctional nuclease family protein, with the protein MDKIKLEILGLSPSQSQSGSFALVLGEEYGNRRLPIIIGMFEAQAIAIEIEKIVPNRPMTHDLFKQFAEQFKFTVREIMISDLREGIFFAKIVCFDGVRESVIDARPSDAIAIGIRFDVPIYTNESILSEAGITASGNEEEEEQEELVRSSNRPSTRSFGDQLKNASSEELQKMLEEALGNEEYERAAKIRDEMSKRN; encoded by the coding sequence GTGGATAAGATTAAGCTTGAAATATTAGGACTATCGCCTAGCCAGTCGCAATCAGGTTCGTTTGCTTTGGTGTTGGGGGAAGAATATGGCAACCGACGATTGCCAATCATAATTGGCATGTTTGAGGCACAGGCCATTGCTATCGAGATCGAAAAGATTGTGCCTAATAGGCCAATGACACATGATTTGTTCAAGCAGTTTGCCGAGCAATTCAAATTCACCGTTCGTGAAATAATGATTTCCGATCTGCGCGAAGGTATTTTCTTCGCCAAAATCGTGTGCTTCGATGGTGTCCGTGAATCGGTTATTGATGCTCGACCTTCCGATGCAATCGCCATTGGTATTCGATTCGATGTTCCCATTTATACGAATGAATCTATCCTGTCAGAAGCAGGGATTACGGCTAGTGGTAATGAAGAGGAAGAAGAACAGGAAGAATTGGTTCGTTCCTCCAACCGACCATCGACCCGATCTTTTGGTGATCAGCTGAAAAATGCCAGTTCCGAAGAATTGCAGAAAATGCTTGAAGAGGCTCTCGGTAATGAAGAATATGAGCGGGCAGCCAAGATTCGTGATGAAATGAGCAAACGCAATTAA
- a CDS encoding PPC domain-containing DNA-binding protein encodes MGIFDAQAQSADGQSSAISSIMQTYSVRLKPGQDLKKSLDLLVQQERIGAGALITCVGSLTDVTLRLANQEGPSVWRGHFEIVSLVGTLSTSGSHIHLSVSDSTGRTIGGHLLQGCIIYTTAEILVGVMPELTYSREPDPTFGYHELVIRKRKKK; translated from the coding sequence ATGGGCATATTCGACGCGCAAGCACAATCTGCTGATGGACAATCTTCAGCTATTTCGTCCATTATGCAAACGTATTCTGTCCGATTGAAACCAGGGCAGGATTTGAAGAAATCGCTGGATTTACTTGTTCAGCAGGAACGGATAGGGGCAGGCGCATTGATAACCTGTGTGGGTAGCTTGACCGATGTGACACTACGATTGGCTAACCAGGAGGGGCCTAGTGTGTGGCGGGGGCACTTTGAGATTGTTTCGCTCGTCGGGACGCTTTCGACAAGTGGGAGCCATATTCACTTGTCCGTGTCAGATTCAACCGGCCGAACTATTGGTGGACATTTATTGCAGGGCTGCATTATTTACACAACGGCTGAAATACTTGTTGGTGTAATGCCTGAACTTACGTATTCAAGAGAGCCAGATCCAACGTTTGGTTACCATGAGCTGGTCATACGCAAACGGAAAAAGAAGTAA
- a CDS encoding PaaI family thioesterase: protein MSGSISPFGRWLNGTIRVADYGRLVADFMIREEMTNPAGVLHGGAGAAILDDLVGAMVFTLGREYAYTSVNLTLDFLHAARLGEVVTATAEVIREGKNIVHCEGRIVAANGKIITKCATNLIQTSVKLAL, encoded by the coding sequence ATGAGTGGCAGTATATCACCCTTTGGACGATGGCTTAACGGAACCATACGCGTAGCAGATTATGGCCGCCTAGTGGCTGATTTCATGATTAGGGAGGAGATGACTAACCCGGCAGGCGTGTTACACGGTGGAGCTGGAGCCGCCATTCTGGATGACCTGGTTGGGGCCATGGTTTTCACGCTGGGTCGCGAGTACGCCTATACATCCGTTAACCTGACACTAGATTTTTTACATGCGGCCCGTTTGGGAGAGGTTGTAACAGCAACAGCAGAAGTTATTCGTGAGGGTAAAAATATCGTTCACTGCGAAGGTCGAATCGTAGCCGCTAATGGTAAAATCATTACCAAATGTGCTACTAACCTTATCCAGACATCAGTCAAATTAGCGCTTTGA
- a CDS encoding phosphosulfolactate synthase → MNYTLTQIPDRAEKPRQSGITMVMDKGLSLREVEDFLSVSADHTDIVKLGWATSFVTPRLKEKLAIYREAGIPVYFGGTLFEAFVVRKQFDEYRKLLDRYEMKYAEVSDGSIDMNQDDKCEYIRKLAMQVTVLSEVGSKDEAKIIPPYKWIQLMKAELEAGAWKVIGEAREGGTVGLFRSSGEVRQGLVEEILTQVPFEKILWEAPQKEQQVWFVKLLGANVNLGNIAPHEVIPLETIRLGLRGDTFSHFLDKM, encoded by the coding sequence ATGAATTATACGCTTACGCAGATACCTGATCGTGCCGAAAAACCTCGCCAAAGCGGGATAACGATGGTAATGGATAAAGGGTTAAGCCTCCGGGAAGTAGAGGATTTTCTATCTGTCTCCGCTGATCACACGGACATTGTTAAACTAGGTTGGGCCACATCGTTTGTTACCCCACGGTTAAAAGAAAAACTAGCCATCTATCGCGAAGCAGGTATTCCTGTTTATTTCGGCGGCACTTTGTTCGAAGCTTTCGTTGTAAGAAAGCAATTCGATGAATACCGTAAGCTGTTGGATCGGTATGAAATGAAGTATGCGGAGGTATCGGATGGGTCAATTGATATGAATCAGGACGACAAATGCGAATACATCCGTAAACTCGCTATGCAGGTCACGGTACTTTCTGAAGTGGGCTCCAAAGATGAGGCAAAGATTATTCCACCTTACAAATGGATTCAATTAATGAAAGCCGAATTAGAGGCCGGTGCCTGGAAAGTTATCGGTGAGGCTCGTGAGGGTGGAACGGTTGGTCTTTTCAGATCAAGTGGTGAAGTTCGGCAAGGGCTAGTTGAGGAAATTTTAACGCAGGTTCCTTTTGAGAAAATTCTGTGGGAAGCCCCTCAAAAAGAACAGCAAGTCTGGTTTGTTAAACTTCTCGGCGCCAACGTTAATCTTGGCAATATTGCACCCCACGAAGTTATTCCTTTGGAAACTATTCGCTTGGGCTTACGGGGCGATACATTTTCGCACTTTTTAGATAAGATGTAA
- a CDS encoding DedA family protein — protein sequence MDIIKSLLDFLLHLDRYLDLWANEYGILLYAILFLIIFTETGLIFMPLLPGDSLLFAAGALAARPTNDLSVWAIIPLLIVAALLGDNVNYFVGKFLGTKIKSRERILFFKREYIAETEKFYEKYGGRTVIIARFIPIVRTIAPFVAGAGSMSYGTYIKFCILGALLWVTSISLLGYFFGNFPIVQKNFELVVFGIVGLSVLPIVFEFFKKRAK from the coding sequence ATGGATATTATCAAATCGTTACTCGATTTTTTGCTTCATCTTGATCGTTATCTTGATCTATGGGCAAATGAATATGGTATTTTACTATATGCCATCCTGTTTCTGATCATTTTCACCGAAACAGGATTGATTTTTATGCCTCTGCTGCCCGGCGATTCGCTCCTGTTTGCTGCCGGAGCATTAGCGGCCCGACCTACCAACGACCTAAGTGTATGGGCCATTATTCCGTTGCTCATTGTGGCGGCACTTCTTGGCGATAATGTTAACTACTTTGTTGGCAAGTTCTTAGGCACAAAGATTAAGTCAAGGGAGAGAATCCTGTTCTTTAAGCGAGAATATATTGCAGAGACAGAGAAATTCTATGAAAAATATGGTGGGCGCACAGTAATCATTGCGCGTTTCATTCCAATTGTGCGTACTATCGCGCCCTTTGTGGCAGGAGCTGGCAGCATGAGCTATGGCACTTATATTAAGTTTTGCATATTGGGAGCCCTTTTATGGGTAACCAGTATTTCGCTGTTGGGCTATTTTTTCGGAAATTTCCCAATCGTTCAGAAAAATTTCGAACTAGTTGTATTCGGCATTGTCGGCTTATCTGTACTGCCTATCGTTTTTGAATTTTTCAAGAAGCGGGCCAAATAA
- a CDS encoding shikimate dehydrogenase family protein, protein MNRYGLIGFPLTHSFSQRYFTEKFAREGIIDSRYDLFEMPDSKALPDLLALPDLRGLNVTIPHKQAVIPYLDRTDPAAEKIGAVNVIKVEGDGSRTGYNSDYYGFRQSLVDWLAVLNRTSTTIRALLLGTGGASKAVAVALTDLGIDYTYVSRTKTTTTLTYDELASRLNEYELIINCSPVGTYPRVDEAPSIPYQLLTEHHLLYDLVYNPAETKFMQLGLQYGAAVHNGLRMLELQAEKAWEIWQR, encoded by the coding sequence ATGAACCGTTACGGCCTTATCGGCTTCCCTCTCACACATTCGTTTTCGCAACGGTACTTTACCGAAAAATTTGCTCGTGAAGGCATTATTGACAGTCGGTATGATTTGTTTGAGATGCCCGATAGTAAAGCCTTACCCGATTTGCTGGCCTTGCCCGACTTACGTGGTTTAAACGTTACGATACCCCACAAACAGGCCGTTATACCCTATTTGGATCGAACTGACCCTGCGGCAGAAAAAATTGGAGCGGTAAATGTGATTAAAGTAGAAGGTGATGGCTCCCGAACAGGCTACAATTCTGACTATTACGGCTTCCGGCAGTCGCTGGTTGACTGGCTGGCCGTGCTTAACCGCACCTCTACAACCATTCGGGCGCTGTTGCTGGGCACGGGTGGTGCTTCGAAAGCCGTTGCCGTTGCCCTGACCGATTTAGGTATCGATTATACGTATGTATCGCGCACAAAAACAACCACGACACTTACGTATGATGAACTGGCTTCTCGCCTAAATGAGTATGAGCTAATCATCAACTGCTCGCCGGTAGGTACCTATCCACGAGTTGACGAAGCCCCTTCTATTCCTTATCAGTTACTTACAGAGCATCATTTACTCTACGACCTGGTTTATAACCCCGCTGAAACAAAGTTTATGCAACTCGGTCTCCAATACGGTGCGGCTGTGCATAATGGTTTGCGGATGCTTGAATTACAAGCCGAAAAAGCGTGGGAAATCTGGCAACGGTAA
- a CDS encoding putative quinol monooxygenase, translating into MPLLVFASITARPGAETNLKNALRELVQDVRTEAACQLYELYESTEHPERFIMHERWDDEAGLLAHSQMPHMKTFGATAKDWLAGPAELTKVTI; encoded by the coding sequence ATGCCCCTTTTAGTATTTGCCTCGATAACCGCCCGACCCGGTGCCGAAACTAACCTTAAGAATGCTCTCCGCGAATTGGTACAGGATGTGCGAACCGAAGCCGCCTGCCAACTCTATGAATTATATGAGAGCACAGAGCACCCGGAACGCTTTATTATGCATGAACGCTGGGACGATGAAGCAGGGCTGCTTGCCCACAGCCAGATGCCGCACATGAAAACGTTTGGCGCAACGGCAAAAGACTGGTTGGCGGGACCAGCAGAACTAACTAAAGTGACGATATAA
- a CDS encoding Gfo/Idh/MocA family protein has protein sequence MTPKKEIRIGLIGTGLMGRTHTNGYKRIGDFFPELEYRPVLKVVCSRNAENVQKFADQWGYESVETDWRAVIARDDVDAIDICTPNDSHAEIAIAAAEAGKMILCEKPLARTVAEAQKMVDAVEKARVKNTVWYNYRRVPAVTLAKQIVDSGKLGKIFHYRANFLQDWTISADVPQGGTGTWRMDVDAAGSGVTGDLLAHCIDTAMWINGAITDVSAVTETFIKERMHQVTGKVQSVGIDDACIFHCHFENGSLGLFEATRYARGHKALYTLEINGEHASIRWDLHDMNRLEYFDHNDESVVRGWRSILVTDSDQPYMKRWWIPGTIIGYEHTFVHQAADFFQSLETGEPCAPTFQDALETQKVCEAVIDSANSKSWKDTGAKNI, from the coding sequence ATGACTCCCAAAAAAGAAATAAGAATAGGCTTGATAGGAACTGGTCTGATGGGCCGGACTCACACAAACGGCTACAAGCGCATCGGCGACTTCTTTCCTGAACTGGAATATCGCCCTGTGTTAAAAGTAGTCTGTTCGCGCAATGCAGAAAATGTGCAAAAATTCGCCGACCAGTGGGGGTACGAATCCGTAGAAACCGACTGGAGAGCCGTTATTGCCCGTGATGACGTTGATGCCATCGACATCTGTACTCCAAACGATTCGCATGCTGAAATTGCCATTGCCGCTGCTGAAGCCGGAAAAATGATTTTGTGCGAAAAACCATTGGCTCGAACCGTTGCTGAGGCTCAGAAGATGGTGGATGCTGTTGAGAAAGCAAGGGTGAAGAATACGGTTTGGTACAATTATCGGCGGGTTCCGGCGGTTACGCTGGCTAAACAGATTGTTGATTCCGGAAAACTGGGCAAGATTTTTCACTACCGGGCCAACTTCTTGCAGGACTGGACCATTAGTGCCGATGTGCCTCAGGGAGGAACAGGTACATGGCGTATGGATGTCGATGCCGCCGGATCGGGCGTCACCGGCGATCTGCTTGCTCACTGTATCGATACCGCAATGTGGATAAATGGTGCTATTACTGATGTGTCGGCTGTTACGGAGACGTTTATCAAAGAGCGGATGCACCAGGTAACGGGCAAAGTACAGTCAGTTGGTATCGACGACGCCTGTATATTCCACTGCCATTTCGAAAATGGTTCTTTGGGGCTGTTCGAGGCAACCCGGTATGCGCGGGGCCATAAGGCGTTGTACACGCTCGAAATTAATGGCGAACACGCGTCTATCCGGTGGGACTTACACGACATGAACCGGCTGGAATATTTTGATCATAATGATGAGTCGGTTGTTCGGGGCTGGCGTTCTATTCTGGTAACAGACAGTGATCAACCCTACATGAAACGATGGTGGATACCCGGAACCATCATCGGCTATGAGCATACATTCGTTCATCAGGCCGCCGATTTCTTCCAAAGCCTGGAAACCGGCGAACCCTGTGCACCAACGTTTCAGGATGCACTGGAAACCCAGAAAGTTTGCGAAGCCGTAATCGACTCTGCCAACTCAAAAAGCTGGAAGGATACAGGTGCCAAGAATATATAG
- a CDS encoding sugar phosphate isomerase/epimerase family protein, with the protein MNENNYPKLHNAMWPGVVGKGPDSEPVIAFDTMLELTAGAEVDGVKFDGVDLALFEHIDVNISDDEIKKLADKVGGYNLKIGSLVAPIWGGPAMGSKEDRANFVEMVRKSCHIGQKLTELGIRPSGVVRIDSASSPHDWDADPTGNTKLIAQTFREACDVAADFGEKLAAEGEICWGGMHSWKTMLETLEAVDRPNMGFQADMAHTLLYTMGYNREQDRILPPDFDWSDRATLEEALKTVTKALRPWTIDFHVAQNDGTVFGSGSHDKTGRHCQALDPNGKLDVVHDAGYWLRDENGVLTKAFRHICWDGCMFPNAVMNNQQTWNDILGTMIKVRNAHGWYEA; encoded by the coding sequence ATGAACGAAAATAATTATCCAAAGCTCCACAACGCCATGTGGCCGGGTGTTGTAGGAAAAGGTCCCGATTCTGAACCCGTTATTGCGTTCGATACCATGCTCGAACTAACAGCCGGGGCTGAAGTAGACGGTGTGAAATTTGACGGTGTCGATCTGGCCCTCTTCGAGCATATCGACGTCAATATATCGGATGATGAGATAAAGAAACTGGCCGATAAAGTAGGCGGCTACAACCTGAAAATTGGCTCGCTGGTGGCACCTATCTGGGGTGGACCGGCTATGGGTAGTAAAGAAGACCGTGCCAATTTTGTGGAGATGGTTCGTAAATCGTGCCATATCGGACAGAAGCTAACCGAACTGGGTATTCGTCCAAGTGGCGTGGTGCGCATCGACTCCGCCAGTTCGCCCCACGACTGGGATGCCGATCCGACGGGGAATACTAAACTCATTGCCCAAACCTTCCGCGAAGCCTGCGATGTTGCCGCCGATTTCGGAGAGAAACTGGCGGCTGAAGGGGAAATATGCTGGGGCGGTATGCACAGCTGGAAAACCATGCTCGAAACGCTGGAAGCTGTTGATCGACCAAATATGGGCTTTCAGGCAGATATGGCCCACACCTTGCTCTATACAATGGGTTACAACCGCGAGCAGGATCGAATTCTACCCCCCGACTTTGACTGGAGCGACCGGGCCACCCTGGAAGAAGCCCTCAAAACAGTAACCAAAGCGTTACGTCCTTGGACAATCGACTTCCACGTTGCCCAAAATGACGGAACTGTCTTTGGATCAGGTTCGCATGATAAGACAGGCCGCCACTGCCAGGCGTTGGACCCCAATGGTAAACTTGATGTTGTACATGATGCAGGTTACTGGCTGCGCGACGAAAATGGGGTACTTACCAAGGCATTCCGGCACATCTGCTGGGATGGCTGCATGTTCCCCAACGCAGTGATGAATAATCAGCAGACCTGGAACGACATTCTTGGTACTATGATCAAGGTACGGAATGCACACGGCTGGTACGAGGCATAA
- a CDS encoding class I mannose-6-phosphate isomerase, which translates to METTSTLSVIEKALEQGKGVLRLTPTWVPRSFCVPGRRIKLHPDDYYVLGGERGGIDERWFSSTTPAKNGPLTGENEGLSHVVFTDNGQEVQFLLKDAVSELKGELIGDRLWDEYGAWPMYSKFFDNMGPLPHHLHHNDEQAALIGQLGKPEAYYFPPQVNNHGGDFPYTFIGIAPGTSKEQIKECLQNFTKGDNKITNYSSAYRLEPGTGWDVPPGLLHAPGSLCTYEPQKASDVFAMYQSLVNEAIIPEELLWNGTPKDRIGDYDQLMEAIDWELNTDPQMMANRYMVPMPVRDTEEMKAEGYSEVWVCYKSDAFSAKELTVFPGQTVTIKDSAAYGLIMMQGHGKLNDWDIETPTMIRYGQLTNDEFFVSEKAALEGVKIINASSTDPIVMLKHFGPSNPDLIL; encoded by the coding sequence ATGGAAACAACCTCAACACTCAGTGTAATAGAGAAAGCATTAGAACAGGGAAAAGGCGTTTTGCGACTGACGCCAACCTGGGTACCCCGGTCATTTTGCGTGCCAGGCCGCCGAATCAAACTTCACCCGGACGACTACTACGTGTTGGGCGGTGAGCGGGGCGGTATCGACGAACGTTGGTTTTCCTCTACAACACCCGCAAAAAATGGCCCATTAACCGGCGAAAACGAAGGATTGAGTCATGTTGTCTTTACTGATAACGGGCAGGAAGTACAATTTTTGCTGAAAGATGCCGTGAGCGAGTTGAAAGGCGAATTGATCGGTGATCGCTTGTGGGATGAATACGGTGCATGGCCTATGTACTCCAAGTTTTTCGACAACATGGGGCCATTACCGCATCACCTGCATCACAACGACGAACAGGCGGCTCTGATTGGTCAGTTAGGGAAACCAGAAGCGTACTACTTCCCACCCCAGGTAAACAACCACGGTGGCGATTTCCCGTATACCTTTATTGGTATCGCGCCCGGCACATCGAAAGAACAGATAAAAGAGTGCTTACAGAACTTTACCAAAGGCGACAATAAGATCACAAACTATTCATCAGCCTACCGACTCGAACCCGGAACAGGTTGGGATGTACCGCCGGGATTACTTCACGCACCGGGCAGCCTATGTACGTATGAGCCCCAAAAAGCCTCCGACGTATTCGCAATGTATCAGTCGCTGGTGAACGAAGCTATTATTCCGGAAGAGTTGCTCTGGAATGGTACACCCAAAGACCGCATCGGCGATTACGATCAACTTATGGAAGCCATTGATTGGGAGCTAAATACTGACCCGCAGATGATGGCAAATCGGTATATGGTTCCGATGCCCGTTCGGGATACGGAGGAAATGAAAGCCGAAGGCTACAGCGAAGTATGGGTTTGCTATAAATCCGATGCGTTTAGTGCCAAGGAGTTAACCGTATTTCCCGGCCAAACCGTAACCATTAAGGACAGTGCCGCCTATGGCCTGATCATGATGCAAGGACATGGCAAATTAAATGATTGGGACATTGAAACACCCACTATGATCCGGTATGGTCAACTGACAAACGACGAGTTCTTTGTGAGTGAAAAGGCGGCTTTGGAAGGTGTTAAAATTATCAACGCGTCTTCAACAGACCCAATCGTCATGCTAAAGCACTTTGGGCCAAGCAATCCTGATTTGATACTTTAA
- a CDS encoding aldose 1-epimerase family protein → MTPQSWTDKVSNPAQIGGIETSILDNGTGRGVRIAWINTGTGLRYKVVIDRAMDIADAFYNQHSLAWLSYTGITPPQPFSDRGADWLRTFGGGLLTTCGLSHVGGPEQDEYGERGLHGQISNCPAEIESIIQPDPLTGRLDMSITGRIKETKIFGPSLELRRTISGTLGQSFLRIHDEVINRANTPTPHMLLYHFNFGWPLVDEGTDIIWQGDWQAREGGMNADVFHEGNDFRTCPAPLATHSGTGEAVASIDATPDSAGQCTAGLHNAKLGIVMALRFQKSQLPWLINWQHWGKGEYVTGLEPTTNPLIGQAKAREQNELLFLAPGEIKSYDLEIEILHEKDTINDFLKKYY, encoded by the coding sequence TTGACTCCACAATCCTGGACAGATAAAGTCTCAAATCCGGCTCAGATCGGCGGCATCGAAACATCCATACTCGACAATGGAACCGGTCGGGGTGTTCGCATTGCCTGGATCAACACCGGCACGGGTCTTCGCTATAAAGTGGTCATTGACCGGGCAATGGACATTGCCGATGCTTTTTATAATCAACATAGCCTGGCTTGGCTCAGCTACACGGGCATTACACCACCTCAGCCTTTTTCTGATCGGGGCGCCGACTGGCTTCGAACATTTGGTGGAGGCTTGCTCACTACCTGCGGGCTTTCGCACGTGGGCGGCCCCGAGCAAGACGAGTATGGCGAACGCGGACTGCATGGCCAGATTAGCAATTGCCCCGCCGAAATCGAGTCTATCATCCAGCCTGACCCGTTGACCGGCCGACTGGATATGAGCATCACCGGCCGGATTAAGGAAACCAAAATATTCGGCCCCAGCCTGGAACTGCGCCGAACAATATCGGGCACCCTTGGGCAATCGTTTCTCCGGATTCATGATGAAGTGATCAATCGGGCCAACACGCCAACACCGCATATGCTGCTTTATCACTTCAATTTCGGTTGGCCGCTGGTCGATGAAGGAACCGATATTATCTGGCAGGGCGATTGGCAGGCGCGTGAGGGCGGTATGAATGCCGATGTTTTTCATGAAGGCAATGATTTTCGAACCTGTCCGGCTCCCTTGGCAACGCACAGTGGCACTGGCGAAGCCGTAGCGTCTATTGATGCAACGCCCGATAGTGCCGGGCAATGCACGGCTGGCTTGCATAATGCCAAACTGGGTATAGTTATGGCTTTGCGGTTCCAGAAGTCGCAACTGCCGTGGTTGATAAACTGGCAACACTGGGGCAAAGGTGAGTATGTAACAGGTCTGGAACCAACCACCAATCCGCTGATTGGACAAGCCAAAGCTCGCGAACAGAACGAACTTTTGTTTCTGGCACCGGGCGAAATAAAGTCTTATGATCTGGAAATTGAAATTTTACATGAGAAAGACACGATCAATGACTTTCTGAAAAAATATTATTAA